The Leadbetterella byssophila DSM 17132 DNA window CATAAATTAAGCGAGTTTGCCTCTAGCGTAGATAACTTAGAAGAAATCTTTGAAAACAGAGAACAGATTGAAATTTCTAAGTACTATGAAAGACAGCCTAAACCTACTAGTGTAGCGCTAGAGGAGTTTTTGTCTGATCAGATTGTCGTAAAATACAAAGATGCTGAATAAGAGAAAGGTCGTTTTAAACGACCTTTTTTTATGGCCAAAGTATATCTGATAACTCTCCGAGCATTAAGGCTGTAGCACCCCATACCCAGGTGTCTTGAATCTCAAATCCCGGTACGTCTACTTCTTGATTACCAATGGTAATGGTTCTATGCACAGTTTCCCCTTTTAAATCTGTCAACTTAGGAGTGTAAATCTTGTCTACTTCTCTGGCATCGGGATAAAATTGTGGAGTATAATCCATGAATCCTATTACAGGATATACTACATAATTACTGATAGGGATATAGACTTCCGTTAATTGTCCCAGGATTTGAACATCCATAGCCCGAATACCAATCTCTTCCTGAGCTTCACGTAAGGCCGTACGGATCACATTCTCATCTGAAGGTTCTGTCTTTCCACCCGGTAATGCCATTTGCCCTCCATGTTTACCGTCATACTTTGGTCGTAAGATGAGAGGAAAATAGATCTCATTTTCATGTGGATACAAAAGAATCAGTACAGCACTGCTTCTTAAATCAGCAGGAATATCCATGCTTC harbors:
- a CDS encoding NUDIX hydrolase; translated protein: MDSTITFLEKRLKDPLPGIASHKRFMHPGRSMDIPADLRSSAVLILLYPHENEIYFPLILRPKYDGKHGGQMALPGGKTEPSDENVIRTALREAQEEIGIRAMDVQILGQLTEVYIPISNYVVYPVIGFMDYTPQFYPDAREVDKIYTPKLTDLKGETVHRTITIGNQEVDVPGFEIQDTWVWGATALMLGELSDILWP
- a CDS encoding DNA-directed RNA polymerase subunit omega — translated: MAINPSIITRDTDVLASKTTNLYESVYVVSKRAQQIAIKSKEELSHKLSEFASSVDNLEEIFENREQIEISKYYERQPKPTSVALEEFLSDQIVVKYKDAE